The proteins below are encoded in one region of Rahnella sikkimica:
- a CDS encoding SDR family oxidoreductase, which translates to MTPSVLITGTSSGLGRAAALHFQAQGWNVVATMRAPEREAELTQRDRMLVTRLDVQDVDSIHAAVSAGLARFGRIDALINNAGYGAYGPLEATPFETIRRQFDVNVLGLMATTQALLPHFRANRSGIIVNVSSMGGRMAFPLGTLYHGTKFAVEGLSESLHYELAPLGIRVKVVEPGGMKTDFGGRSLDFSNDVTMEEYQLLIASVLGKLGPMMEKGSLPEDVASIIYAAATDGTDQLRYEAGADAVQILAHRRATDDATFFAGMAALFAPEA; encoded by the coding sequence ATGACACCCAGCGTCCTCATTACTGGTACATCCAGCGGCCTCGGCCGCGCCGCTGCACTGCATTTCCAGGCACAGGGCTGGAACGTCGTCGCGACGATGCGCGCTCCGGAGCGCGAAGCAGAACTGACTCAGCGCGACCGCATGCTCGTGACGCGGCTCGACGTCCAGGACGTTGACTCGATCCACGCAGCCGTCAGTGCCGGCCTAGCCCGTTTCGGACGAATCGACGCACTCATTAACAATGCGGGATATGGCGCGTACGGACCGTTGGAGGCAACGCCATTCGAGACGATTCGTCGCCAGTTCGACGTCAACGTGCTGGGCCTTATGGCGACTACGCAGGCCCTGCTGCCGCACTTCCGTGCCAATCGCAGTGGCATCATCGTCAACGTATCGTCGATGGGCGGGCGGATGGCGTTCCCACTTGGCACGCTGTACCACGGAACCAAGTTTGCGGTCGAGGGTTTGTCCGAGTCGCTACACTACGAACTGGCGCCACTCGGAATCCGAGTGAAGGTTGTCGAGCCTGGTGGCATGAAGACTGACTTCGGTGGTCGTTCCCTAGACTTCAGCAACGACGTCACGATGGAAGAGTATCAGTTGCTCATCGCATCTGTACTTGGCAAACTAGGACCGATGATGGAAAAAGGTTCTCTACCTGAAGATGTCGCATCGATCATCTACGCGGCAGCGACCGACGGTACCGACCAACTGCGCTACGAGGCAGGTGCGGATGCTGTGCAGATCCTCGCGCATCGGCGCGCAACTGATGACGCAACCTTCTTCGCCGGCATGGCAGCCCTCTTCGCGCCTGAGGCATGA
- a CDS encoding multidrug effflux MFS transporter translates to MPRLTFIFTVAMLSAFGLIASDIYLPAMPDMAMEFSIASSQMSQTISVYLLALAICQLFCGPLSDIFGRKPVIIAGIILYIAGSLGCAGTASYRLFLTWRIVEALGAASGLVIGRALIADTCDKPTSAKVYSLVYPLVSLSPALAPLIGGYLAVAFGWRADFLFVALFGLLTLVMVIKMEETRPQHSHAVISPFSGFKQILTNRIFWRYTLIVCCIYSAWFIYLTQSPFLFAQEGIAEEERGWLYLPLTGGIISANLLTKRLLNRWKYDHIVNTGIGCFVLGGVAYATLILSGIESTYGILLPMCLVSLANGSSLSLAVSAAVNCGNGHAATASGLVGCLQIGSAAVFAAGASANFGVSYAVLGMSVLALALTALLVCQLRPAK, encoded by the coding sequence ATGCCAAGACTCACTTTTATTTTCACCGTCGCGATGCTCAGTGCTTTTGGGCTAATTGCATCCGACATCTATCTTCCCGCCATGCCGGATATGGCAATGGAGTTTTCTATTGCCTCATCTCAGATGTCGCAGACCATATCGGTTTACTTGCTGGCGCTCGCTATATGCCAGCTTTTCTGCGGGCCTTTATCGGACATATTTGGACGTAAACCGGTCATTATTGCCGGAATTATTCTCTATATTGCAGGGTCGCTTGGGTGCGCGGGCACAGCCAGTTATCGGTTGTTCCTTACATGGCGCATCGTGGAAGCGTTGGGGGCGGCGAGCGGTCTGGTGATTGGCCGGGCTCTGATTGCAGACACCTGCGACAAACCAACTTCCGCTAAAGTTTACTCGCTGGTTTACCCTCTGGTCTCGCTTTCACCCGCCCTGGCTCCACTTATCGGTGGTTATCTTGCTGTCGCATTCGGATGGCGAGCGGACTTTCTTTTTGTGGCTTTGTTCGGATTGCTAACACTTGTTATGGTTATCAAGATGGAAGAGACACGGCCGCAGCATTCGCATGCTGTGATTTCGCCTTTTTCTGGCTTTAAACAGATACTGACAAACCGTATTTTCTGGCGTTATACGCTTATCGTCTGCTGCATTTACAGTGCATGGTTTATCTACCTGACCCAGTCTCCCTTTTTGTTCGCGCAGGAGGGGATAGCTGAAGAGGAGAGAGGCTGGCTCTATCTTCCGCTGACGGGTGGCATAATCAGCGCCAATCTTCTGACAAAACGACTACTTAACCGCTGGAAGTATGACCATATCGTTAATACTGGTATCGGCTGTTTTGTACTGGGAGGCGTGGCTTACGCAACGTTGATTCTGTCAGGTATTGAAAGTACATACGGCATCCTTCTTCCGATGTGCCTGGTGAGCTTAGCTAATGGCTCCAGCCTTTCTCTGGCCGTTTCAGCTGCAGTAAATTGTGGCAATGGGCATGCTGCGACCGCTTCCGGCCTGGTAGGATGTTTACAGATTGGTAGTGCCGCTGTGTTCGCCGCAGGGGCTAGCGCAAATTTTGGGGTAAGTTATGCCGTTCTGGGCATGTCAGTTCTGGCTCTGGCATTAACAGCCTTGTTAGTGTGTCAACTCAGGCCAGCAAAATGA
- a CDS encoding LysR family transcriptional regulator, with amino-acid sequence MNWDDVRIFLAVYRAGTLRGAADLLGIDQTTVGRRLTALEQQLGSKLFLRTTGGWVLTSAGREILSTAEEIEQLAVSFERRSEGSDERMEGEVHVTTTDALAVDFVIPAIEHIQARYPAIRVTLTTTIRLLNLGRREADIAVRTQRPEQPDLIVRKLSAWDVGLFATQKYLDVFGEPESNTGFAGHRIALYRAGVTQHQDERLVGERRDKGRIVAELDSSLMLTTFIRAGQALAELPAYLPQKYPELIRLWPDRSRNKPYEVWLVMHQDLAHTARVRAVMNTIADEFRLQQQTC; translated from the coding sequence ATGAACTGGGATGATGTAAGAATTTTTTTGGCCGTTTACCGTGCTGGTACGCTACGAGGAGCCGCTGACCTGCTCGGCATCGATCAAACTACTGTCGGACGCCGCCTTACTGCGCTCGAACAGCAGCTCGGCAGCAAATTATTTTTACGCACCACTGGTGGCTGGGTTCTGACGTCCGCAGGCCGGGAAATACTTTCCACGGCTGAAGAAATTGAGCAGTTGGCCGTCAGCTTCGAGCGCCGAAGTGAAGGAAGTGACGAAAGGATGGAAGGCGAGGTTCACGTCACCACAACCGATGCGCTGGCAGTGGATTTCGTGATCCCTGCCATCGAACATATACAAGCAAGATATCCGGCCATACGCGTTACTCTCACCACCACGATACGACTGCTTAATCTGGGGCGACGCGAAGCAGATATCGCAGTCCGAACCCAGCGTCCGGAGCAACCGGATCTCATCGTCAGAAAACTGAGTGCCTGGGATGTGGGACTCTTTGCCACACAAAAATATCTGGACGTATTTGGTGAACCAGAATCCAATACTGGTTTTGCTGGGCATCGCATTGCACTTTACCGGGCGGGCGTGACTCAGCATCAGGATGAGCGACTGGTCGGTGAGCGACGTGACAAGGGCCGTATTGTAGCGGAACTGGACTCCAGCTTGATGCTGACAACCTTTATCCGCGCCGGCCAGGCACTGGCAGAACTTCCTGCTTATCTACCGCAGAAATATCCGGAACTCATACGACTTTGGCCAGACCGTTCGCGCAATAAACCTTATGAAGTCTGGCTGGTTATGCATCAGGATCTGGCTCATACGGCAAGGGTAAGAGCTGTGATGAATACCATTGCTGACGAATTCCGTTTACAGCAACAGACTTGCTGA
- a CDS encoding PadR family transcriptional regulator, with protein MSSIRLYILGVFANHGEMHGHQLRQLADKEYVSFWADISVGALYGALKRMANEGLIEEVRIERAGGYPERQIWRITAEGRVALARLHEKVLGEVVFRPDPFDLAISQLNSEQLNEFPAVLELRLEKLRAMLAHERTKTEQFAHNLAMNEKFIVHHRDVRLKAEIAWHEMLLESLAKPLTNEKNA; from the coding sequence ATGTCAAGTATAAGACTCTACATTCTCGGCGTTTTTGCCAACCATGGTGAGATGCACGGACACCAACTCCGCCAACTCGCGGACAAGGAGTACGTATCCTTTTGGGCCGACATCTCCGTCGGAGCCCTCTACGGCGCGCTCAAGCGCATGGCGAACGAGGGACTCATCGAGGAGGTGCGCATCGAACGGGCGGGCGGCTACCCCGAACGCCAAATCTGGCGAATTACTGCTGAGGGCCGCGTCGCCCTCGCCCGACTGCATGAAAAGGTGCTGGGTGAGGTCGTCTTCCGCCCAGACCCGTTTGACCTAGCGATTTCGCAACTGAACAGCGAACAGCTCAACGAGTTTCCGGCCGTGCTGGAACTACGCTTGGAAAAACTGCGCGCCATGCTGGCCCACGAGCGTACAAAGACCGAGCAGTTTGCGCATAACCTGGCCATGAATGAGAAGTTTATCGTGCATCACCGCGATGTCCGACTCAAAGCCGAGATTGCCTGGCATGAGATGTTGCTGGAGAGTCTGGCCAAACCCCTGACCAATGAAAAAAACGCGTAG
- a CDS encoding AraC family transcriptional regulator: protein MSLMGTAGYALDSTWRTLLKDLDISPANVLRRAGLPDDLLHQPSVRLASADYYRLWYGIEAELDDSPLPLPLPLRLCYAIRSESFSPALFASLCSPNLLVAAQRIARYKTLIGPMRLEVTQADGRVSIEFSWLDDALLPPLSLVVMELLFCVTLARMGTREEIRPLGVTTHVLPSHRALYESFLGARIERGTTHRVTFSTADATRPFLTSNEAMWNAFEPEFRERLASLDTTATTTQRVRAALLEELPSGLVTIDAIARKLAVSKRTLQRRVHAEGGNFQQILNETREKLARHYLKKTTMPAAEISFLLGFDEANSFYRAFKTWTGATPDQVRRG, encoded by the coding sequence ATGTCGTTAATGGGTACCGCCGGCTACGCACTCGACTCCACTTGGCGCACGCTTCTTAAAGACCTGGACATCTCCCCGGCCAACGTACTGCGCCGGGCGGGCCTACCGGACGACCTACTTCATCAGCCGTCCGTCCGACTCGCATCCGCAGACTACTATCGCCTCTGGTACGGCATTGAGGCGGAGCTCGACGACTCCCCGTTGCCGTTGCCGTTGCCGCTGCGGCTGTGTTACGCCATTCGTAGCGAGTCTTTCTCACCGGCGCTCTTCGCTTCGCTGTGCAGCCCAAACCTGCTGGTAGCTGCGCAACGCATCGCGCGTTACAAGACATTAATCGGCCCGATGCGTCTCGAAGTGACGCAAGCCGATGGACGCGTCTCGATAGAGTTCAGCTGGCTCGACGACGCCTTGCTACCGCCGCTATCGCTTGTTGTGATGGAGCTGCTGTTCTGCGTAACGCTCGCACGCATGGGAACACGGGAGGAAATCCGGCCATTAGGCGTTACAACACACGTGCTGCCGTCACACCGCGCGCTATACGAATCGTTTCTAGGCGCCCGCATTGAACGCGGGACGACGCACCGCGTGACGTTTTCCACCGCTGATGCCACGCGTCCGTTCCTCACATCAAACGAGGCGATGTGGAACGCCTTTGAACCGGAATTTCGGGAGAGGCTAGCCAGTCTCGATACCACCGCGACGACAACGCAGCGCGTGCGCGCCGCACTACTCGAGGAGCTGCCTAGTGGACTTGTGACGATAGACGCTATCGCGCGCAAACTGGCGGTGAGCAAACGGACGCTGCAGCGTCGAGTCCACGCTGAAGGTGGTAACTTCCAACAGATCCTGAATGAAACCCGCGAGAAGCTGGCACGGCATTATTTGAAGAAAACCACAATGCCGGCGGCAGAGATCTCATTCTTGCTTGGGTTCGACGAGGCGAACTCGTTCTATCGCGCATTCAAGACTTGGACAGGAGCGACGCCCGACCAAGTTCGCCGTGGATAG
- a CDS encoding MDR family MFS transporter yields MKTNPESFSPALRRSVGVVMIGASLSFLDTTIINVAVRTLSVDLHAGLGAVQWVMTAYLLALAAVIPLTGWTARRYGAARLYVAALTVFTVGSVMCACSHSVEMLVVSRAIQGIGGGAIMPVGTMIWTAQSSKAQMGRVMGLIAIPIILAPTLGPTIGGLLIQYINWQAIFWLNIPFGVLGIGLALRLLPQDKEGSNAGRLDVAGLILSSTGVMGITYGLAAAGQTATALVSLVIGVVALAGFVAHALQAKQPLLDLKIYNNRLFTAAAVATFALGAANYGGMILMPLYLQTVRGEGVIVAGLLVAPTGLGALLASPFIDRYKAGITAFAGTVILAISTIPFVFLTATTPYTLLCLLMVVRGIGFGLSIIPAMTAAYLAIAPKKIADATPQLNILQRVGGAIGTTVLTVILDDRLRHYAMPAVQADGFGNTFLWVLVITISAAIPTLVLAYTERQARRRTDASKSKAASDRGH; encoded by the coding sequence GTGAAAACCAATCCTGAGTCTTTTTCACCAGCTTTACGCCGATCAGTAGGTGTAGTGATGATCGGCGCATCGTTGTCATTTCTGGACACCACGATCATCAACGTCGCGGTGCGTACCCTCTCGGTCGACCTGCACGCTGGACTGGGGGCTGTGCAGTGGGTGATGACCGCGTACCTGCTGGCGCTCGCGGCTGTCATCCCCCTGACGGGCTGGACAGCCCGTCGATATGGCGCCGCACGGCTATACGTGGCCGCGCTCACAGTATTCACCGTGGGCTCGGTAATGTGCGCATGCTCGCACAGCGTGGAGATGCTGGTCGTCTCCCGAGCAATTCAAGGGATCGGTGGTGGGGCGATCATGCCTGTTGGTACGATGATCTGGACCGCACAGTCCTCAAAGGCGCAGATGGGCCGAGTGATGGGCTTGATCGCCATTCCGATCATCCTTGCTCCAACACTCGGCCCCACCATCGGAGGCCTGCTGATTCAATACATCAACTGGCAGGCAATCTTCTGGCTGAACATTCCGTTCGGCGTCCTTGGAATCGGACTCGCTCTGCGTCTGCTGCCACAGGATAAAGAAGGAAGCAACGCGGGACGCCTCGATGTGGCTGGCCTGATTCTGTCGTCCACCGGGGTCATGGGCATCACTTACGGCCTGGCGGCGGCGGGACAGACCGCGACAGCCTTGGTGTCGCTAGTGATCGGGGTGGTTGCCCTGGCCGGCTTCGTCGCGCACGCATTGCAGGCAAAGCAGCCGCTGCTCGATCTAAAGATATACAACAACCGTTTGTTCACCGCGGCGGCGGTGGCAACGTTCGCGCTCGGCGCTGCGAATTACGGCGGGATGATCCTCATGCCGCTGTACCTACAGACCGTCCGGGGCGAAGGCGTGATCGTTGCCGGGCTGCTAGTTGCACCTACCGGGCTTGGCGCACTGCTCGCTTCGCCGTTCATCGACCGCTACAAAGCTGGCATCACCGCCTTTGCGGGCACAGTCATCCTGGCGATCTCGACGATTCCATTCGTTTTCCTGACCGCCACCACCCCCTACACATTGTTGTGCCTTCTTATGGTTGTCCGGGGTATCGGCTTCGGTCTGTCGATCATCCCGGCGATGACTGCAGCCTACCTGGCCATCGCGCCGAAAAAGATCGCCGACGCAACGCCGCAACTCAATATTCTTCAACGGGTTGGCGGCGCAATCGGCACGACGGTTCTCACCGTCATTCTTGATGATCGGTTACGCCACTACGCCATGCCCGCAGTACAGGCAGATGGCTTCGGGAACACTTTCTTATGGGTGCTCGTGATAACGATATCTGCCGCGATCCCGACCCTTGTACTCGCCTACACAGAACGTCAAGCCCGCCGCCGTACCGACGCGTCGAAATCCAAGGCAGCTTCAGATCGTGGCCATTGA